From one Lolium rigidum isolate FL_2022 chromosome 4, APGP_CSIRO_Lrig_0.1, whole genome shotgun sequence genomic stretch:
- the LOC124706042 gene encoding arogenate dehydratase 3, chloroplastic-like has translation MAYTSSLHLSKHLLLPKAHRGRHSSSRSPSFVPAARVNGAPHVNGKASKSPNGKVQINGGDGKKSGAVNGHGKKVPPGVLNGKTHHVNGGHDRIHLSVSTGPGGQDGTGLRVAYQGAPGAYSEFAAKTALPGCETVPCRAFADALAAVDRGVVDRAILPVESTMEGTALRNYDLLLRHDLVVAQEINLFVHYCLLAMPGVRAAEVRRVISHPMALAHCGRALERLGVDRQPVEDTAGAVEMLRSNMMLDTAAIASPRAADLYGLDVLAHGLQDESWNVTRFLLLSRPPSPVELPADADAKTSMVVAHRGGSMAVVLKVLSAFSSRGINMSKLEIINNEGAGGAGELRPPVMILDTGARGAPTLRSFPHVLYVDCEGAADDPLVRDAIKEIEKFAVFVRILGCYAADTNVYDLQ, from the coding sequence ATGGCCTACACCTCCTCCCTCCACCTCTCCAAGCACCTGCTCCTCCCCAAGGCCCACCGCGGCAGGCACTCCTCATCGCGCTCGCCGTCCTTCGTCCCGGCGGCCAGGGTCAACGGCGCCCCGCACGTCAACGGGAAGGCCAGCAAATCCCCCAACGGCAAGGTACAGATCAACGGCGGCGACGGTAAGAAATCGGGCGCCGTCAACGGCCACGGCAAGAAGGTACCACCCGGCGTCCTCAACGGGAAGACGCACCACGTGAACGGCGGCCATGACCGGATCCACCTCTCGGTGAGCACGGGCCCCGGGGGCCAGGACGGGACCGGGCTCCGCGTGGCCTACCAGGGCGCGCCGGGGGCCTACAGCGAGTTCGCGGCCAAGACGGCGCTCCCGGGGTGCGAGACCGTGCCCTGCCGCGCCTTCGCGGACGCGCTGGCGGCCGTGGACCGGGGCGTCGTCGACCGCGCCATCCTCCCCGTGGAGTCAACCATGGAGGGCACCGCGCTGCGCAACTACGACCTGCTCCTGCGCCACGACCTGGTCGTCGCGCAGGAGATCAACCTCTTCGTGCACTACTGCCTCCTCGCCATGCCCGGGGTGCGCGCCGCCGAGGTGCGCCGGGTCATCAGCCACCCCATGGCGCTCGCGCACTGCGGCCGCGCCCTCGAGCGCCTCGGCGTCGACCGCCAGCCCGTCGAGGACACCGCGGGCGCCGTCGAGATGCTGCGCTCCAACATGAtgctcgacaccgccgccatcgccagcCCGCGCGCCGCAGACCTCTACGGCCTCGACGTCCTCGCGCACGGCCTCCAGGACGAGTCCTGGAACGTCACCCGCTTCCTGCTGCTCTCCAGGCCGCCCTCCCCCGTCGAGCTCCCCGCCGATGCCGACGCCAAGACCAGCATGGTCGTCGCGCACCGCGGCGGATCCATGGCCGTCGTGCTCAAGGTCCTCTCCGCCTTCTCCTCCCGCGGCATCAACATGTCCAAGCTCGAGATCATCAACAACgaaggcgccggcggcgccggcgagctgcgTCCGCCGGTCATGATCCTCGACACGGGCGCCCGCGGGGCCCCGACGCTGCGCTCCTTCCCGCACGTCCTCTACGTCGACTGCGAGGGCGCCGCCGACGACCCGCTCGTCCgcgacgccatcaaggagatcGAGAAGTTCGCCGTCTTCGTCCGAATCCTCGGCTGCTACGCCGCCGACACCAACGTCTACGATCTGCAATGA